The following are encoded together in the Lathyrus oleraceus cultivar Zhongwan6 chromosome 3, CAAS_Psat_ZW6_1.0, whole genome shotgun sequence genome:
- the LOC127130354 gene encoding LRR receptor-like serine/threonine-protein kinase FEI 2 produces MTSMFSQWRTLVVFSTVHHDIIDWTKRLHIAIGAAQDLCYLYNDCSPPIVHRDVKASNILLDSQFNTKVADFGLAKILIKPEELATMSAVAGTFGYIAPEYAQSIRVNEKIDVYSFGAVLLELTTGKEVNPGYEYLSLAE; encoded by the exons ATGACCTCCATGTTCAGTCAATGGCGCACTTTGGTTGTGTTCAGTACGGTTCATCATGACATCATTGATTGGACGAAGAGATTGCATATAGCCATTGGAGCTGCACAAGATTTATGTTACCTGTATAACGATTGCTCGCCTCCTATTGTTCACCGAGACGTGAAAGCAAGTAACATTCTTTTGGATTCACAATTCAACACTAAAGTTGCTGATTTTGGTCTCGCCAAGATACTGATCAAACCAGAAGAACTTGCCACCATGTCAGCTGTGGCTGGCACATTTGGATATATTGCTCCAG AATATGCTCAATCAATTAGAGTTAACGAGAAGATAGATGTTTACAGCTTTGGAGCAGTTCTATTGGAACTGACAACTGGAAAAGAAGTTAATCCTGGATACGAATACTTGTCGCTTGCAGAATAG